Within the Vigna angularis cultivar LongXiaoDou No.4 chromosome 10, ASM1680809v1, whole genome shotgun sequence genome, the region TATTATATCAGATTAATATTTcccatataatattatatagagTACAAAGAGAGATGGAAAAGCTGTGACTGATTAATCACTTTAATGAAGAGGgaaattaatctaaaattagtgtccaaaagaggaagaagaagtatCTCAAACGCTTCGAATTTAGATAAACACAAGTAAGCAAGACTTTCTTCAGTTCTTTTTGctagtgtttatttttttcctttttctctgtatttaagaatataaatacttttatttttattcgcAATTGAAATTTGAGAAACATGGGAATTTTTGTACTCCCATtatattgtgaataatctatgattgattaattaaattttcgaaaaataataataaagctAATACATCAACTAATATTTCCCATCAATCCCATCCCATGTTATAGATTGAAATAAAGGTGCCATATGATTTTGAACAGCAAAAGAAGTTATTGCGTACAAGGTTGAACCACATTTGGGtcatatatatgaaataacagttttataaacaatttcagaaaaacaaatataatctTTTGGCTTTTCTAGTTCGAAACATTTCTAATGTGTCGAGACAAATTTTTCAGTAAAAGTTTCTGAACgaaaagcaataaaaaatacacaaaatgaaaactaatttaGCACAACTAATTCGTTAAAACTCTAATATAATTTATCTAAAAttctagttttaatttatataactttaagaagaagaaagatcAGTATCACATCAACCATAATTTATATTggtgtaaattttatttttcaaaatggtTCTGTGggattaaattaaacttaaaatttacttgAAGATTATTTagcaaattataataaaataaagtgattttggtttaaaataagAGTGATTAAATGGAAAAGACCCTTAGTAAAATGAAAAGgacaaaattaatgaataagCAAAGCACTACATTTTGCTTTCTCTCAATAACAGTCTGTTTTCCAATATTGATTATCCTCGCTTAGGATGTTCCACTGTATTAGGTTGCCTAATAAACCTGTTTCGTAAATAGATGCTCcaattgtgaaaaataaaaaataaaaaataaaaagtaaaaagtactAAAACTTCACTTtcctgttatttttttttagttttaaggCATATAACCTAAATGTAGCAACTTCTTTTTAGACCTTTCTGTCCAACATTTAACACTTTTGAGAGAGTCTccataaaatatagaaaagaaaacaaaaatgaacacTGGGATTTCCAACACCATTACCTCATCTCAATATTACCTTTCATTATTTCTCTCTCTAATCAATTATTAGTGACCCAAATAAGAGATCTTCACGTTCCAATTATATGGATTCTTTGGATATTATTTTCTCCAACCCTACAATTATTTCATGCTATTAACGTTATAATCTATTACAATAACAAAACATTACCAAACATGCATGTTATACCTGcctaattaattaatatcataCGTTAATATATTCAACTTGATAAAGCTATTGGAAGTTCCATAGACCAAAgatcattaatttattttttaattataataaagttaaatcaaagaaaaaaaaaaagacaactCATTAAAGAGATGACTCGTTAAGTTTTAATGTGAAGATTTATTTCTTCTTATCATGTGCACGAGaataatttaaagattaatttatcTCAATGTCGCTTTGTttctttgttgttgttatttctATCATATTCTTATCTTTGATAtcatctttatttattattgtatcatggatagattaaaaaaaagtgtttcaGGTTATacaatctaaattttttttatacattttttaaattgtacaaACTGAAAATGAAGTGTTTTTGTATTGTATAACTTAAAAGCATAAACGAATCTTAGAAGGGATTGAGGACAACTTTGACTCTCTTTTTCTATGTatgaaatttatgaataatttgaaatatattttttaattttaatatattttatatatttggtgtctaaaccttttaatatatttatataaaaaaatttggcatcccaaaatatttatttgagatGTGCTGctctttaaaagaaattttttaataacaaaatcagaattttgatatttatgGGATACGGAAAGAAATTTCTTTTACTGGTCAGTTTTCCATTATGCGTACATTAAACCCAATAAGCCCATGGAACATGGGCTTGTGTAAGAGCCTTCAACATTGAAATTTGTGCTGAATATAAATGACAATGTGAAAATTAGTGATAGAAATCAAggtgtttgaaaaaaaaatgaatgaaatgaattaaataagtataaaactgaattaaattttaaaagaagtttgacaaaaataaactaaatcatTTGAAGAggtttaaaagatattaaattcaaataatttttcaaaacaaaaaaataattgttaataaaataatgaatttaatcttttaacatATAAACTTCATAATCGCCCTTATTACCTCatcaatttgaaaattaaaatcgTCATCCTCTTCAATATCACACATAGCATTCTAAAATTGAAAGATCCAGAATATTAGTATATCTCAATCCATTCACACCTAAACTTTATATAGACCTCTTATTTAAATTCcatgatttaataaaaaatcattgttTATGGACTCAtcccaagaaaaaaaaaacattttaaagacGCAAGTGATGTCTCTCATtccatgttttataatttaaattcaaatagaaataatttcgtagaaattattttcaattagtTCATATTAAACATgagaatttaaaattctaaaaaaattatatacacatatgtttgtaaaaacttaaaaattctgatgtccaatttttttattttttttaatttggagtAATCCAATCGAGACTTCCTCTTTTGTTTTGTACATATACCTAATACCTAATTTTACGAATATAAAGCGCCAATTTTCAtcaaaaaaaagaaacattatcaTATTAAATCTAACGGACGGGAAATTAGCAAAGAGTATTAAAAGGATCGGAGTGGAGAAGGCGAAGAAAGGGCGAAGACGATTTCATCCTGAAGCGCTGAAAATAAGGTAGCGTTATCCATTTTTCGATCCCTAATTTCTATGGTGCGTTTTCGTTATTACGGAATGTTCTGTGCGGTCTTTTGTTTCACGTGAATATAGGCTCGTCTTGTTATTAGCAACTCTTTTCGAGACGTTGATCGCCAACTGCAACGACCCAATTGCAAGAAAATTAAATTCGTTGCAAGATTATGTGATAGTGGATGTGTTCTTTATTGATATTGATCCCGTGGAATCGAACCAGTTCCATACACTTTTAGTTTCAAGAGATAAAAACGCCACCAACAATAGTAACTGTAATAACAAATCATGGTTGATTGAATAATCCTTTTGGTGTTTCGGGTTTATGAATTCTTTGGTAGTTGACAGGAAGAATCAAAATGGTATTTTCTGTTTTGGTTGAGTGTGTATTAAGTGTGTCCTTCTTCAAGAAATCAGATCCATGTTGGCTTAGAAGATCAAATATAGGCATAAAACCGAGAATACGAAATGAAGTTAGAATGCACACTTAGTGTTGTGTAAGCATCCACCCAGTGTTTGGTTGTGTTAGACAATCTCTTTGCCAACCCTTCTGATTGAATTAGCAAGTACCGTTCCTTTTGCCTTTATAGATAATTAACTCAATGGAAGAAGACTTTGAATGCCGACTGGAAATGTTGAAAGGAGTCTGATTTATTGCTTCTTGTCGTGTCATTCGGCCTCGTAGATGTTGTCTCCCCTAGTTAGGCCAGAGTTTCTTAGTTATAGGATATGCAAGGTACCCCTCCAAGTCAAGAACCACTTGGAAAGTATGCTCCAAGAGCCCATCCTTGCCTTATGCTAGAACTCTGTGTGTGTGTCATTATTCTATCTTCAAGACCGGTCTACCAAACTTCAGCTAAGCCATGGCTCCCGGTGTTGAACATACTATCCGATCATCTGTGTTGTCAAACCACTCAAAGTACACCATGAAATGGAAACTAGCCAAACAGAGAAAATTGAATAATCAAGTGGCACAGAATGTGGAACCTATCTTCACCTTCTTGATAACTCACCAGTTTTATGGATGTCTCTAAACTATTCAAATTAGACAGCATCGTCATTTGTCGCTATTCTTGGCCTTAACCTACCCTCATTTGTTGCTATTTCACGCGATTATTTACTTTGTCAGTGGCGTGACTGTCACTAAATTCTCTTTATTGGTAGTTCTATATCTGCTGCATGTACCTTGGTTACGTTCGTAGCTGTTCAATGTGTTGGGGGTTTATCATACTAGGGGAATGGCCCTGAAAGTAGTATGTGAAGGTTGCATTCACTTTAAATATGCTGCTGTCATATTTTTTCTTGTGGCTCTTATGGAAATATTTCAAGGAAAAGGGTGATATGGAAGTGGTCATATGTCATTCAAAATTACtagcactttttttttcatttgtgtgtTGTATTAATTTCATTGGATGCCATGTTTTGGTTATTATGATACTCATGTAATGGTTTgctaatttaataattttcctTTACTCTATGAACTCATTTTTAATACTTATTAACCATATGACTGGTGTATAAGAATGAGATCAAGATATAATAGAAAACTGGGTTTCTCCAGCAACGCACACGAAGACACTAAGCACATGCAATGATTTCAATCCCCTTATTAGTATAActgacaaaagaaaaagaaaagtggtgATAATGATTGTAATTGATTAGGAAGACTGAAACAAGCGGTATTATGTTGGGAATATCTGATTTTTTGGATCCTCAAAACAAATTTGGACTTGTAGGAAATATCAGAAAGTTATATGGATAGCAAATCACCGAGCAAGAAGGCATCTGAGGAGCTGTCACGTGAGTTACTCATTGCTATCTCTGATGCTTTACCTGATAAATTTCTGGATTCAGATATTGTGCCTGAAAGCGGCGAGGACGCAGATGGCTTTGCAAGACCAAATGTTGATTGGGATGACAAGTTTAGGTCCGAATTGATTTCAATCTCCTATGTTGAGTCTCCCGATGTCAAAATCTGATAAAACTTCAGAGGAGTATAGACTGTAATATATTCTACACttgttttattatgttttgaatttcTGCTGTACCGAATGTTCTGAATTGGTTATGACTATACTACGTGGACTATCTTCAACCACTTGTTTTCACCAGTCACACATGCTTGGTTCTGTATTCTGTTTATGTTCATGGAAAATTCAATATGTGGAGAAGTGACACTAAAATCTTGGGTTCTGTTCATTGTACGGTTGGAGGCTGTGGATGACAATTTTGAGTAGGCGTTAagaactcttttttttttttttttgctgacTAAGCAATGGTAAAATGGGGACACATCTCTAATTGcgaatttgaaacaaaatttgcCTAGATAAAATGAGATCGAATTgactttttatttcatttgagaCCTTTTCGTAATTTTGGAACAATAAAAACTTCAATGATTTTTTGGTTCTTCACTTAATGTGCATgagtatatttattttcttcagtgaaaaataaaagcaaattcAGCTTATAGTGTGTTTAGACAAGGAATTTAAGAGtgtaatttatcttttaaacaaattaaaatatattataattaaacattGTTTGGTAAGgacttttataaaatagaaatttaaaatttaatgaaagtgattgaattatttacaattagaaatttttaattaaagaaaacaagaatttaaattgtcatattttcatatttattatcattattattgtaaggatgatattttcatttttattaccATTATTATTGTAAGGGtgattttttagttaaattttttaaaaaaaggtgaCTCACACAAATAATTTGATTCTTGAATTCACTGAGTTACTTTTTCATTAAAGCTTGACAACCTTTAAATAGGTGTAAATAGGATCTTCGGTGAAGTacaaaataaaatctacttagtttatctctatcttatatcaataaaataaaataatactctcctaaataaaagaaaatcaaaactacctatatctattttatctttatcaaaatcaaaccaaatattactaaacccaaaactaataaaataagattttaatgaatccctaaaatttaagtttattctaACAAAGCTctcccataaacttaaattttcatCCTTTATTTTGGCATGCTTTTCATGTGTATCATCCCACATCGGGCTTGCTTCTTTCAATCATatttgacttcttctttttccttatgCCCCTCATGTCTTTTACCTTGGTTGACCTCTTTAACGCTTTGACTGACTTTGTTATGCCCGACTTCTCAATAACCTTGACAACTCGTTTCTGACCTTAGGTGATTTCTCAACAATATTGGGCGACATCTTCATCGGGTTCTtctcaacatcttcatcttcctctttgTCTGATTCAAGAACACTAgatattttttcttccttttcaagAGTCGCCTTCTTcaactcctcaagctcaaccctctgtttattcataatttcattagctTCATCTATAAGTCTCCCTATCCGCTGAATCTCTTCATCCATAGCTTTCTTCCATCTTTCATCAAGCATGGcttcttcaaattttatatcttCTGTAACTGGTAACAAACATGCTACATTTACCTCACTAGTGAAGTTATCTGAGCTCTTGCTAGTCATATCTTGCTTCAAACACCTTTTATGCAAGATCTTCAGCTGCAGTTTATACAATCGGTTTTTCTTCGCTTTTACCTTGGCTGCTAGACGACCATGCTTATCCTTTAAATACAGTATCTGGTCTTTTATAAAAACTGAATTGCCTTTTTCAATTATCTGACTCATGCTTAAAATATTTCTCTTTAGCTTAGGAACATAGTAAATGTCCCTAATCTCTGTAACTCTCACATCCTTCTGCATATGCCAGATTGTTCCACATCCCTTCACGGCCACCTTAGAGTCATCTCCCAAAGACACAAATCCGACCTCCACCTTGGTGAGTTCATTAAAAAGAGATTCATCTCCACATGTGATTGGTTGCTCCACTTCATTGCCTCGACTACATCCACCTCGTCCTCGGCCTCCAGGACCTCCGCTCTAAGTATTTCGAGTTCCGTTTAAGTCAAACTTTGCTTGTAGTGCTTGATCATCGGATCACaatactttcaaaatcatcacatacacatagatctccacactgataggatattgtccgctttgggtcaAATCCTCacagatttgcttttggtatcacTCCAAAAGACCTCTTACCAATGGGGgtatattatgtatatataaactcgtgttcattttttattttatctgatgtgaaactttgtttgtactcaacaaaaagtattattatttttttaattgtatattgttatttatttcttaatatatcaGTCAggttttattaattaatgatgagagcttaattgaataatttctatttatagaaataaataagaaaatagactattgattaaatttcatttttgatAATTCACTAGTGATTTATAAAAGAAACTGATTTACAAAATTTTGTAGTTATATTGCAAATATCTCGATAATTACACCGATCTTCAACAATATCAGTCAACTGTGTAACATTTGTGCAAATTAAACTGAGAAATTGAATTCAGAGCACATCTCCTTAGTTcagttttataaattataagcaATATATGAGTACTTTGAACGAGTAGCTTTAATTTGGTCTTCGTATGAATGAACCAATCAACTAAGGTAACCCAAGGCATTGAACTGACACCGTCCCGCGAACTCCTGAAAGAGTTTATCGGTAGAAAagttataaaaagtatatttttaatatacctCACTTTCAACAACATCAGTCAaatctgaaatattatttaaccaGCTGCTTCCCAATCGTATGCaaattatactattatttttactaacttttgttaataatttaatttatgttttaattcaatatttattatatatagaatgTGTATTATGAAAATAGTTTTTTCCATTATTAAGTTAATAACACAACTCCTCCATTTCCATTTAACTTCTCAAGGAATCACGGATACGTATACgagtagaaaatgaaaattttgttccAAGACAGAAATTCATACTTTGGTATGAAATTTTCAAGGAAGAAActtcagaaaataaataaagttggaaaTGTATAACCATGTTATACGCGTGGAGGATTGAACTAAACTTGTTGTGCACTTCAAATTGAGTAATATCGGAGGAGTTTAGTGAATATACAACGTCATATCAACCAACCTGTTGCCACCTTGCAGACACAACAAAGCCATTGTAAGAAAGTATATGCGAATCATAGAATTTGTCAAACTTCATAGGTTTAAGAACTGCAATATTTCTTCCCtgattttgatatcttcctaCATTTTGAACTCAAACACAATAATACCCTTTAACTATATATTCTATAAGGTGACACCTAATTCACCATATCAAGTAGGCAAGTCGTTTCGTATAACACAATTAATGCTAATTAACcaattaagtaaataattaattctagAGTTGGGTCCCAAAGATCTTTGCTTAAATTTTCACTCAAATAACTAGCCGTCATTAGTCAAATATTAATCCCATAACACcatgaacatatatatatatatatatatatatatatatatatatatatatatatatatatatatatatatatatatatatatatatatatatatatatatatatatatatatatatatatatcatcaaaACCTAAATTTTTCAACAAAGAGAGGGAGTACGGAAAGGTGATATATATGTTCTCACATATAagccatttttcactcataaAAGTactttatcaaatttatataaCCAGTATAACTTGTCAAAGAGGTATTTATGAAGGAGTAAAAAGTTTATGTATTAAATGTATGAAAccttttaataatatagttGACAATAATATATGAAATGAGAGTTGATTTCTCTCAATCTTTATAAATACCCTTCAACAATTTTGGACTTTGCATGTAAATAAGCAGCATGATGTTTCTGCATTCTTTGTGGTTCATCCTGTTTGCAGCTTTGTTGGGTGGATATGCATTTGTCTTTGGATTTCTTTGGAGAGTGAATGAATGGTACTATGTTTCAAGGGTGGGAAGAAACATGCAACACCCTCTTCCACCTGGTCATCTGGGTTGGCCTTTCTTGGGAAACATGCTCACCTTCTTCAAAGCTTTCAAATCTGATCCTGATTCTTTTATCTATGATCTTGTTTTCAGGTATATCTTTTCTCTTCACTCCACACTTCACATAAAAAATGAGTCCACCATGGAAATGGCTGATCAACAAactatgtatatatgtatatagatATGGCAGGACTGGTATGTACAGAACATTCTTATTTGGAAGCCCTAGCATCATCGTATGCACCCCAGAGACATGTCGTAGGGTTCTCACAGATGATGAACAACTGAAGCTTGGATACCCTGCTTCCACCACCTCCCTCTTTGGAAAGAGATCGTTCCATGGCATCTCAAATGAGGAACACAAGCGTCTTCGTCGCTTAACCACCTCTCCCATAACTGGCCACGAGGCATTGTCCATGTACGTAGGTCTCATAGAAGATGCTTCTGTCAAACTGCTGGAAGAGTTGTCTAGCATGAGCACTCCTTCTGAGTTCCTCACAGAGTTGAGAAAGTTCGCTTTTAAGATCATCACCACCATTTTCATGGGCTCTGATGTTCACCATGTGGATCTTGGCTTGGTCGAAAACTTGTACAGAGATTTCAGTCGCGGAATTAAGTCACTGCCTATCAATCTCCCAGGCTTTGCATTCTATAAAGCAGTCAaggttaattattattttaagccTAGACCACAaccttaattaatcaaaatcagGAACAACGTTTAGTTAATTAAGTAAATTAACTAATTTCCTGTGATTGGTAACTGTCAATGCCATCATGTGCCAACTGGCatggagaaagaaaacaaatccaACATGTTGTAACGTAATTCTATGATGTTGAATTTGGCAGTTAATAGAAGAAATCGCGGTTTTGTGATGGTGTcggttttaatatttaatgtatgTGTATTCAGGCACgaaagaagttgacgaagttgctGCAAGGTGTGGTGGAGCTAAAGAGAAGGAGCAacagtagaaaaagaaagacgAAAAGGGATATGATGGATTCATTGATggaagtgaaagatgaagagggTAAGCAGCTGGAGGATGAAGACATTATAGACTTACTTCTGGTGTTCTTGTTAGCTGGCCACGAAAGTTCTGCTCATGGAATATTGTGGACTATCATCTACCTCACACAACACTCACATTTCTTCCAAAGGGCTAAGGTTTTCAtagctttttcatttttctatattGTTTATCAGGGGTTTTACTCACAGAACTTTGCACCTTCCAGAAAGAACAAGAAGAGATCATGCAAGCAAGACCCTCCACTCAGAAAGGACTGAACATAAAGGAAATTAAGCAAATGGAATATCTTTCAAAGGtatatagatttatatttatatatataagttcTTGATGGCATGTAATCTGTGTTTATGAGGGTCTGAATCATTAAGATGAGAAATGAAGCTGTTTAAATTTGAGAAAACTATATTCTGAATAGGTTATTCATGAGATGCTGCGCAAAACATCTATCTCGTTTGCGAACTTTAGACAGGCAAAGGTTGACCTCAGCATCAATGGttagtttagtttagtttagttaTTCAGTGCCCATATTTTTCAGTATTTCTTAcaacatttgaaaattttcgtTCATTACAGTACCTTAGCATTCacgaaaaatgaaaaattgcaGGTTTTACTATACCAAAAGGATGGAAAGTTCTGGTTTGGAACCGAGGGGTGCATATGGACCCTGAAACTTACAACAATCCAAAGGAATTCGATCCTTCCAGATGGGAAGTATGTATGatatatagtaattaattttgcagaaaaaaaaaaagttcttcCACTCATTCTTGAACTTGTGAGTTTGATTTTTGAGGAACAGAAGATGATATGTTATGTGTGTTAAAATTATGTattctgcagaatcacacaGCAAGAGCAGGTTCTTTTATTCCATTTGGATTAGGAAGCAGATTTTGTCCTGGGAGCGACCTGGCCAAACTTGAGATCACCATTTTCCtccatcattttcttcttaacTACAGGTTTCAtctattttttacatatttttgaattttttattttattttttgtcttagAAGGTTAGTCAAAGGAAGcattgttttatgttatatttgtttgaatCTGATTGGTCTTAAACATTTGAATGGTGCAGGATGGAGAGAGTTAACCCAGATTGTCGAATCACTTATCTACCATTGCAAAGGCCCTTAGATAACTGCTCTGCAAGAATTATAAAACTCACATAAATCATTAGATACATATACTTCAAAATGATCGTGAAAAGTTAAAGGAACAAAAAAACTGTAGAAAGTTGCAAATAGTTTTGCAGAGCTTATATACGTGaaatgtaatatttgtgatacttttagaaaataaaatgagtaaCTTATGTATTATATAATGGAGAAAGTTATGTAATTTTCGCTTTGGGTAGAAGAAAaatagggagagaaaaagaagaaaaaggctTTGGTTTTTCCTTTGACAAAAAATTCTGTAATTCCAATTTCtgtagtttttataatttaattagtcCATATCatcattcttatttctttttgtactaTAGTATTCCATTTTTGCTAATTTATGCCATTTGTTCCTTATACCATAAATATGCAATTAGTTTTACAAAAGTAATAAATCACTCGTGCAGGAAAATACTCATACTAACTTAAATCCTTAAAATTTGTCTTATATATTTATCTCCATCGGTCTTTATTTTGTACCAATATTTAAAGCCAGTCTACTCCCTTTTGTCACTGTTTAACACCTGGCCCTgaagataattttaaatattttacatgatttttataaaaaaaaaaaggtgcaGTTTGTAATTTCCTGCCTAATTTTGGGATAATATTAATAATGGATGTTTAAAAacaatctttaaaaataagttgattccATAGatctaaaaatttataatttattaaggATGACAAAGAAGGTCGACTCTAACGGGCCAATCTTACGATCAGGCCAATCGTGCGAGTTAGTTAGGTGAGTCCGCCAGTTCGACTGAGGTATGAAACAGTTTagttgataatttatttatgtctTTTTAGCTTGGAATCCGTccaaaaagttatcattatGAGCCCAACTACATAAAGGATTGAcatcactctctacccaaaaccttaaggcaatgacttaatgggtctttcatcttcacataatgctctactttctcatttttatccaatatgagacttagactcacacttggattctcaataatctccccctcaaggatgagtcccttccacataggtGCACTCCCCCTCTAGTGGAAGCATTCCCAACTaaccacaaccacgagtagCCATTTTCAACCGCCATTTATCTTAATGGAACTCGCTTATCTGAATACCTTTTGCCAAAAAGACTTTCGGTATAGGGACCATTATACTTGTCAATCGCT harbors:
- the LOC108335602 gene encoding beta-amyrin 11-oxidase produces the protein MMFLHSLWFILFAALLGGYAFVFGFLWRVNEWYYVSRVGRNMQHPLPPGHLGWPFLGNMLTFFKAFKSDPDSFIYDLVFRYGRTGMYRTFLFGSPSIIVCTPETCRRVLTDDEQLKLGYPASTTSLFGKRSFHGISNEEHKRLRRLTTSPITGHEALSMYVGLIEDASVKLLEELSSMSTPSEFLTELRKFAFKIITTIFMGSDVHHVDLGLVENLYRDFSRGIKSLPINLPGFAFYKAVKARKKLTKLLQGVVELKRRSNSRKRKTKRDMMDSLMEVKDEEGKQLEDEDIIDLLLVFLLAGHESSAHGILWTIIYLTQHSHFFQRAKKEQEEIMQARPSTQKGLNIKEIKQMEYLSKVIHEMLRKTSISFANFRQAKVDLSINGFTIPKGWKVLVWNRGVHMDPETYNNPKEFDPSRWENHTARAGSFIPFGLGSRFCPGSDLAKLEITIFLHHFLLNYRMERVNPDCRITYLPLQRPLDNCSARIIKLT